DNA from Mesorhizobium sp. B2-1-1:
CAGGATACGGCCGGTGGACGGCGAGAAGACGCGCTGCAACAGATTGATGAGCGTGGTCTTGCCGGCGCCGGTCGGCCCAACGATGGCTACGGTCTGGCCCGCCTGGACCTCGAAGGAGACGTCGTGGATGCCCTGCCCCGAATTGGCGAATTCGAAGCCGACATTCTCGAAACGGACATGGCCGGTGACGTTAGTGAGATCGCGCAGCCCGTCCGGTTCGGCGGCGTCGGCCGCCGAGTCCTCGAGATGGTAGAAATCCTCGAGCTTGGCGCGGGCTTCCGAAATCTGGTTGGCGAATGCCGACATCTGGTCGAGACGGGCGATCAGCAGCGTTGCAAAACCGGTGAAGGCGATGACGTCGCCGATGCGCAGCTGGCCGTGGGTGACCAGATAGGCGCCGATCAAAAGCACCACCATCATCGAAATCGTCGACGACAGGCGATGCAGCGCATTGGCCATGGCCCACCAGTCGAGCACAGGGTTCTGCGCATCGAGCAGGTTCTTGACGTAGCGGCGCAGCGTATCGGCCTCATGGCCGAGGCGGTTGTAACTCTGCAAGACGGCGACGTTGCTGACCGAGTCCGTCACATGGGCGAATACGGTGTGATAGTGGCGCTCCACGGCGGCCTGGCCTGCCTTGGTCCGCTTCATCACCAGCCGGCCGATGCCGACATAGAGCACGCCGAGAGCCAGCAGCACCATCGACATGCGCACGTCCATGCTGAGCGCGGTCGGGATCAGCAGGAACAACGCGACGGCCGTGGACAGATGCTGGCGCATGAATTCGAGCCAGAGACTAAACAAGGTCTCCACGGCACGCAGCAGCGTGTGCAGGGAATTGGACGTGCCGCGCTGATGATGCCAGGCGAGCGGCATGGTGATGACGCGCTCGAAGGAGTCGCAGAGCACTTCGCTGCGCCGGGCGTGGGCGAAGCGGTCGGCGCCGCGCGCCACAAGAACGAACGCGATGATGTTAAAGGCGCCCAGGCCGGCCCAGAGGGCGAGGGTCGAAAAGACGGAGCCGTGTGCGGAAATCGCGTCGATCACGCGACCGAACATGATCGGCTCGAGGATGGCGATGATGGCCAGCGCGACATTGGCTGAGCAGATCAGCGCTACGCGTTTCCTGTCAGCTGCCAAATAACCGAGCGCTCGCCAGTAGATTTGCAGAAGGGACACTTCAGCTACTCCGCCAAAACATTCATTGTGCACCGCACCATTTCTTGACACGTATCGGTTAACGCGTCGCAAAACAATGCCCGTCTATCCCTTCCGTTCCCGTTTAGCGAACAAAAGATGACGACGATGCGAAATCTCACGTGATCACCTAACGGGTTGAGATAAAAGGTGAAATGTCAGCCTTGCGGCAAAATCATGGCAGCCGCTGAGCGCTGCCACATTTTTAATCACGGCGATCTTGCCCGGCATGGCCCGACCGGATCCGCCGGCTGCCCAAGCGGAGATCTGCAAATAGACAAAAGACTATCCCGCG
Protein-coding regions in this window:
- a CDS encoding glucan ABC transporter ATP-binding protein/ permease, which translates into the protein MSLLQIYWRALGYLAADRKRVALICSANVALAIIAILEPIMFGRVIDAISAHGSVFSTLALWAGLGAFNIIAFVLVARGADRFAHARRSEVLCDSFERVITMPLAWHHQRGTSNSLHTLLRAVETLFSLWLEFMRQHLSTAVALFLLIPTALSMDVRMSMVLLALGVLYVGIGRLVMKRTKAGQAAVERHYHTVFAHVTDSVSNVAVLQSYNRLGHEADTLRRYVKNLLDAQNPVLDWWAMANALHRLSSTISMMVVLLIGAYLVTHGQLRIGDVIAFTGFATLLIARLDQMSAFANQISEARAKLEDFYHLEDSAADAAEPDGLRDLTNVTGHVRFENVGFEFANSGQGIHDVSFEVQAGQTVAIVGPTGAGKTTLINLLQRVFSPSTGRILIDGIDTRTVTRKSLRHSIATVFQDAGLLNRSIEDNIRVGRSDATNDEIHAAADAAAAQDFILAKSNGYDTVVGERGGQLSGGERQRIAIARAVLKDAPILVLDEATSALDVETEDRVKEAIDELRRDRTTFIIAHRLTTVRDADLVVFMDKGRVVEMGGFAELSLRNGRFASLLRAGGLLNDEEVRRLSRSIQGEAA